A part of Antechinus flavipes isolate AdamAnt ecotype Samford, QLD, Australia chromosome 6, AdamAnt_v2, whole genome shotgun sequence genomic DNA contains:
- the LOC127541720 gene encoding mas-related G-protein coupled receptor member X4-like, translating into MEILSLLIVPIGLLGNCTVVWLLGFRIPRNPFSVYILNLAGADALFLCSYFLLQISHFVAPLKEMDVQIFLINATLLTNTSNLGLLAAISAERCLAVLFPSWYLSARPRHTSAVLCAALWALLGFFWAAHLLFCVYVIDGFCRIIPDVPVVWLLHFSPLLCVSSLTLLLRVQCSALRRRPPRLYRLVLIMVLIFLLCGLPENIQNAMPHLLSFSIAPWLPMLLICVNRSSYPFIYLLLGRTKQKRRESLGMTLQKALAEEQELEKVTRDSPHTNIGETSF; encoded by the coding sequence ATGGAGATCCTCTCTCTGCTCATTGTCCCCATTGGGCTGCTGGGGAACTGCACGGTCGTGTGGCTCCTGGGCTTCCGCATCCCGAGGAACCCCTTTTCCGTCTACATCCTCAACCTGGCGGGGGCGGACGCCCTCTTCCTCTGCAGCTATTTTTTGCTCCAAATATCGCATTTTGTGGCCCCTCTCAAGGAGATGGACGTCCAGATATTTCTAATAAACGCCACGTTGCTGACCAACACGTCGAACCTGGGCCTCCTGGCGGCGATCAGCGCCGAGCGCTGTCTCGCGGTGCTCTTCCCCAGCTGGTACCTCAGCGCGCGCCCCAGGCACACGTCCGCCGTGCTGTGCGCCGCCCTCTGGGCTCTCCTTGGTTTCTTCTGGGCCGCACACTTACTCTTCTGTGTCTACGTGATCGATGGATTCTGCCGTATCATCCCCGACGTACCGGTCGTGTGGCTGCTACATTTCAGCCCGCTGCTGTGCGTGTCCAGCCTGACCCTGCTGCTGAGGGTCCAGTGCAGCGCTCTGCGCCGGCGGCCCCCCAGGCTCTACCGCCTGGTGCTGATCATGGTCCTGATCTTCCTGCTCTGTGGTCTGCCCGAGAATATCCAAAATGCCATGCCACATTTGCTGTCATTTTCCATAGCTCCTTGGCTCCCTATGCTCCTGATCTGCGTGAACAGAAGCTCCTATCCCTTCATTTATTTGTTGCTGGGCAGAACAAAGCAGAAAAGGAGGGAGTCCCTCGGAATGACCCTCCAGAAGGCCCTGGCGGAGGAGCAGGAGTTGGAGAAGGTGACAAGGGACTCCCCCCACACCAACATCGGGGAGACCTCATTCTAA